The region GGGCTGGCACAGGGCGGTGGGTCGCACGCCTCTGGCTCGCATGGTGCCGGTTCTCATGGGGCCGGTTCGCATGATCTGGGATCGCTCGGTTCGGCGTCGCATGGGGGATCGTCACCGGGAGGGTCGCTCGGCGGCGGGGCACACAGCACGGGCGCCCACTCGTCCGGCAGTCATGTGTCCGGCGCTCACGCGTCCGGCACCACGGGGTCGGGCAGCCACTCATCCGGCGGTCATGCGTCGGGCGGTCATGCGTCGGGCGGTCACTCATCCGGCGGTCACGCGTCGGGCAGTCGCGGATCCGGTGTGCATGACGCGAGTGCGTTCAGTTCCAGCGCTCATGACTCCAGCGCTCACGGCTCCGGTGCTCATGGTTCCGGTGCTCATGGTTCCGGTGCTCACGGTTCGGGCGCGCGGGGTTCTGAGACTCACAGTTCTGAGATCTACGGTTCGGGTCCCCATGGCTCGGAGACCCACAATTTGGGAACCCAGGGTTCGAGCGGGCACGGCTCCGGGGCTCATTCCGGGGCTCATTCCGGGGTTCTCAGCGGCGGCCGATCTTCCGGACACGCCCGCCCGGCGCTTCCGGCGCAGCCGTCTCCACCGGTCTACAACGGATATCCGCCGGAAGCCCAGCAGTCGCCCGGCCAGTCGCAGCAGCGCCCGGCTCAGCCGCCCCCGTCCATGCCGCCCCAATCGATGCCGCTGCCGGCTCCACCGGCGCCCCTTCCGCCGTCGCCACCCACAGGTCAGGCGCCACCGACGACACCGCTGCACACTCAGTACGCCTCCGGCTCCGGCGGTTACTCGCCCTCCCAGCTCGGGCCGTACACCGGTCCGCAGCCCGCGCCGGTGCCGATGCAGCCCGGAGGCACCACGACGCTGGCCGAGGCGGTGCAGGCCGCGCACAAGGAGGGCCACGACTTCGGCGAGTCCGTGGCCAGGGACGCTCCCGCGCTCTGGCTGGAGGCGGTGCTCGCCCGGAAGCCCCGCATGCCGTCCGACCTGGAGGCCAGGCTTCTGCAGGGGTCGTCGCTCCCGATCGACTTCCTCCTCCACGACGAGGTCCGGCACGCGCTGCGGCGCGGCTTCTGGGACGCCCTGGAGCGGGCCCGCCGCTAGCCGGCACCGTGACCGGCCCGGCAAAGGTTCGCGGACACTCCACTACTTCGGGGTCCGGGTGCGCAGGGTCGCGGCATACCGTGCGGTGACCGCGGCGAGGTACGGTCCGGCGCCGGACGAGGCGGGGTCGATGCCCGCCGCCAGTGCGGGGGCGACCTGCTCGGGTTCGGGGTCGTCGGGGAGTTCGGGGGTCATCGTGCGCCTGATCCCGGTCAGGTCGGCGTCGAGGTCGCCGAAGGCGGCGTCGAGGAAGTCGCCGTCCATGCCTCCACCCTTGCGTCTCCCCCTACGGGAGACGCAACCCGGCGGAGGACGTCCGTCCGGCGGGGGTGAAAGGGTGCCGCGCCTCAGCCGAGGGCGTCGAAGCCGGACCGCAGGTGGGCGACCCGCTCGCCCAGGTCGGAGATCGCGCCGTTCAGTGGCGGGTCGTCCGGCTCGCCGGCCAGTTCCCGCACCCGGCGCAGGTCGTCCTCGACGGCGGCCAGCCGCTTGGCCAGCTCGGCCAGGACGGACGTCAGGTCGGTGCCGCCGCCTCCGGGCAGTTCACCGGCCAGCCGCTCGCGGAGCAACGCCGCCTGCTCGGTGAGCCGCCGGTTCATGGCGTAGAGCTCCACGAACACGGACACCTTCGCGCGCAGCACCCAGGGGTCGAACGGCTTGGTGAGATAGTCGACCGCTCCGGCGGCGTACCCGCGGAAGGCGTAGTCGGGCGCGCTGTCGACCACGGTCAGGAAGATGATCGGGATGTTCCTGGTGCGCTCTCTGCGCTTGATATGCGCGGCCGTCTCGAAGCCGTCCATGCCCGGCATGCGCACGTCGAGCAGGATGAGGGCGAAGTCGCTCGACAGGAGAGCCTTCAGCGCCTCCTCGCCGGAGCGTGCCCGTACGGGCACGACGTCCAGCGAACTCAGGATCGCCTCGAGGGCGATCAGGTTCTCCTCGCGGTCGTCGACCAGCAGGACCCTGGCGCGGTCAGGCATCGATCATGCCTCCTGGGAGTCGCGGGACTCGGGGGCCGGCACGCCCCTCGTCCGTTCTGTGCCCACGTTCCGCCCGCGCATGAGCCATCCGCGCAGCCGTTCGAGCAGCCGGTCCACGTCGACCGGCTTCGGCACATAGTCGGACGCGCCCGACGCGATGCTCTTCTCCCGGTCGCCATGCATGACCTTCGCCGTCAGCGCGATGATCGGGAGATCGGCGAACTGCGGCATCTTCCTGATCGCCGAGGTCGTCGCCCAGCCGTCCATCTCGGGCATCATGATGTCCATCAGGACGAGCGCGACGTCCTCGTTGCGTTCGAGCTGTTCGATGCCCTCGCGGCCGTTCTCGCCGTAGACGACGGTCGAGCCGTGCCGTTCCAGCACGCTGGTCAGCGCGAAGACGTTGCGGATGTCGTCGTCCACGATGAGGATCTTGGCTCCGGACAGCGGGTCGTCGCCCTGCCAGTCGTGGACATGGCCGTCGGGGATCGGCGCGAGCTGCGCCATGGGCGGGTCGATCGGCAGCGGGATCTCCGGGAGGATCTCCTTGATGTGCAGCTCGGGCACGTCCACCTCGGGCCCGTCCGAGGACGCCAGCGAGGTGATCGCACCGCCGTCGGACGCGGCGAGCGGCCCAGAGTAGCTCGGCGGCAGATAGAGCGTGAAGGTGCTGCCCGCCCCGGGCGTGCTCTGGACGTGGATCTCGCCACCGAGGAGGCGGGCGATCTCCCGGCAGATCGACAGGCCGAGGCCGGTGCCGCCGTACTTGCGGCTGGTCGTGCCGTCGGCCTGCCGGAACTGCTCGAAGATCACTTCGAGCTTGTCCGGCGCGATGCCGATGCCGGTGTCGACGACCTTGAAGGCGAGCATGTCCTGCGCGCCCTGCAGCTTCTCGTCCACGTACGGCACGTCGGAGGCCGCGCGGGTCACTTCCAGTCTGACCTCGCCCTTGTGGGTGAACTTCACCGCGTTGGACAGCAGGTTGCGCAGCACCTGCTGCAGGCGCTGCTCGTCGCTGCTGACGTCGCCGGGCACCGAGGGGTCGACGTCGACGGTGAAGGAGA is a window of Microbispora sp. NBC_01189 DNA encoding:
- a CDS encoding response regulator — its product is MPDRARVLLVDDREENLIALEAILSSLDVVPVRARSGEEALKALLSSDFALILLDVRMPGMDGFETAAHIKRRERTRNIPIIFLTVVDSAPDYAFRGYAAGAVDYLTKPFDPWVLRAKVSVFVELYAMNRRLTEQAALLRERLAGELPGGGGTDLTSVLAELAKRLAAVEDDLRRVRELAGEPDDPPLNGAISDLGERVAHLRSGFDALG
- a CDS encoding NYN domain-containing protein, which translates into the protein MDRCALFVDAGYLLADGAMAVHGTRHREAVSWDYPGLLRFLTNLSRERTGLPLLRCYWYEATVEGRRTSEHDVLADIPGLKLRLGRIRPGRREGVDAQVHRDLMTLARNNAVCDAVVVSGDEDLTQVVSDAQDLGIRVTVMQLAADGTWSAARTLRQECDDLVEMAGAHLRPYVTLSTTADAGHNVGTGQHQLTAGNGQHHGNGVVAHVNGSHPHGSPPNGPRSQGSQPQAGYILGSQTAGLPVSGGHDSASYGSGLSGPALSGPDSHGPDSHASSSRDPGAFDASTPGTSSSDVSTPGLPASGMPPPDGLARGLAQGDGLAQGGGSHASGSHGAGSHGAGSHDLGSLGSASHGGSSPGGSLGGGAHSTGAHSSGSHVSGAHASGTTGSGSHSSGGHASGGHASGGHSSGGHASGSRGSGVHDASAFSSSAHDSSAHGSGAHGSGAHGSGAHGSGARGSETHSSEIYGSGPHGSETHNLGTQGSSGHGSGAHSGAHSGVLSGGRSSGHARPALPAQPSPPVYNGYPPEAQQSPGQSQQRPAQPPPSMPPQSMPLPAPPAPLPPSPPTGQAPPTTPLHTQYASGSGGYSPSQLGPYTGPQPAPVPMQPGGTTTLAEAVQAAHKEGHDFGESVARDAPALWLEAVLARKPRMPSDLEARLLQGSSLPIDFLLHDEVRHALRRGFWDALERARR